Sequence from the Sciurus carolinensis chromosome 1, mSciCar1.2, whole genome shotgun sequence genome:
agAAGGTGAACCcccttcctcagggcttgaggtgaggctgaaaatcatggtgggaggtgggagagggaagcagctcacttcacatgtgatcaagaaggagagagagagagagagagagagagagagagagagagagagagagagagagagagagagagagagactctctccagtctccagatacaaaaatatataccccaaagccatgccccaattccaatctcctccaatCACACTCTACCATTTCAGTTACctttcagttaatccctatcaggggattaaatcactgattgggttagacTTTTACAtaaacccaatcacttctcttctgaaccttcttgcaatgtctcacacgtgagcttttgggggacacctcatatccaaaccataatagtgaAGAATAATTCTAAGAATAATATGATGAAAAGTGTTAATGTTATTTTAACCAttcagaaataaatggaaaatggaatatGACTGGATATCTTTCAAATAGAAGTAAAGAATGGTAGGATACAATTGTTATTAGTTCTCAGCTTTAACAGCAAACTTAACCAAAGAAGAATATGAATCTAAAGAGAgtaagaattcttttttattaattttttatttgtcctaattagcatacatgacagtagaatgcattagaTCAAGTCATACCAGCTCTGCAGAGAATCTATGGTTGTAGTAGACAGACCAGAGGAGGCATGGAAATTAGACTTTTAGTGAGCAAACTCCTGAAATTGCAATAGAAATGgcctctcatttttcttccttcatgtgCCAAAAAAGTCTTCAGGTAGGGTGGGTTCTAGATCTGAACATGTAAATATAGCTGTGTGTTAGTGTTAAAtggtttttaaagaagaaaaatgctgcTAAAAATGTGGATTCAGcaatttcaaggatttgtttaaAAACTTCCTCAAAGAGATGTCTCAATGCAAATGATATCACTTGTTTAATTTTTCACTAAGATTAGTGTGGCCCACATGCCTGGTGCTTCCAGAGCCCATGGGTGGCTGCATGGGGGCAAGGGGTGCGCTTGGAGTGAGAGGGTGCCTCTAGGTGAACACTGACCTTCATAGCCTATGAATGGATAGACCACACAAATAACTTTCCCTCTCTGAAAGGAACTAGAACTCATAACTTGAGGATAAACACATAAAAGGATTGAAagtcttttttatattaacaGAGAAGTAAATTCATTATGAATAATTCCACTTAACCCCAAAATGTTCTAGTGTTCAGTGACctcaatgaattaaaataccaaaaagtaACCTGTGCCAAAATATGTACGTTAGACTTATTTGCGCTAAGGATGACTAAATTCACTCCAAAAGGAAACTACAATGAAGCAAAATACCAAGTTCTACTTCCCTAACGGAATTCTGTGAGAAGGAACACATCAGAGAGAATGCTTGTGGTTACCAGCTGCTGTGTGAGGGCGAAATCCTCAGCTACCGCACTTTAAAAACCACAGCAAAACAAAGAGATGCAGAAATAGCTCAGAAAGGCCTGCACGCTaggggaaggaagcaggagagatCTGGGAGAAATGAACCTGGAGAGAGGAAGATAGCCGCCCTTCAACTCTCCACAGGAGTCATCTGGTGGCTTCCCTGGCTCAAAGGAAAATGCGAAGTAGGGGTCTCCCGTGTTCCCTTGAACTCTGGGAGGACTTGTGGTTCCTTCAATTCCAGAACCACCCGGCTCAGAAGGTCTTTGAGCAGCTGCATTTCTCGGAGCAGAAGGTCCACGTTGGGTTTCAGAGCTCCAGCGGATTGTTCCAAGGGCGTCGGAGGAGCGCAGGCGGGTGGCCCAGAAGTGGGGACTCTGCCTGCCGGGAACTGCAGCCCAACTGAGGTGGCGTTAGGGACAGAGGTGACCGATGGGACCGATCTAGCCACTGGGGGCTTTCTAAAGGAGAACGGCTTGTTACCTGGCGCCAAGGCTGCAGcctgtggggctggggtgtgggtggATGCCAGATCCAGGGAAGAGCCTGTAAACGCAACACACCACTTGACGTACGGCTGAAATCGCCGGCCCTAGGCTCGGGAGTCCGGGAGAAACTCTGGGCTGGCGGAGAGTAACGAGGAGGACCCGAATAGCGGCACGGAAGAGAGGTGGGGCGGGAGTGAGAGAAATAGGACCAGGATGTGGAGATTGGAAAGAAAAGGGCTGGacagggggaaggagaaaaggcgACTTGTGGGAGCggagaggaggaggctgggctgctGGCGGTGGGTAGGCGTGCAGGTAAGGAGGGCGATTACTCACCCAACCCCGGGAGCTGCAGCCAGGGGCTGCGTTTCCGGACGCTGCGAGTGGCTGTAGCCGCCTCGCACCAGTATGCTTCAAGCTCTTCGACCTCGGGCTCGGGGACCGTGTACTCAGCGCCCCAGTCGAAGCGGCGAACGGCGCGACTGTACTTGTAGAAGGCGAACTGCAGTGGCGTGTCGCGCTTCTGCGGGTGCAGGCGAGTCTCGCAGCGCAGGACCACCCGGCGGTGCGCCGCGCCGCGGATCTCCTTAGGGCTCATTACCCTCAGCACTGGCGTCTGGAACAGCTCTGCAGAGAGGGCAGTTCAGAGGCGGAAAAACGCAAATTGTGTTTGGACAGGGGTGGAGTCGGACAAGAGAGAAACCAAGGCCAACCTGTCCACCTTCGGCgacccttccctccccctttccagCGCAGGGACCTAGCGGACCTGGAGACCCAAGAGTAGTGGAGCCAAGAGCCTTTGTGTACAcgtggagagagggaggaaaggtttTTGAAATGTGGGGCAGAGAGGATCAGAGTCTACGAAGGGTCTGAAAAGGTTGAAGGGAATCGGGACCAGGCCAGATGCTTTTGGCTACCTCCCAACTGACACTCAGCTCGTATTCTCCAGCCTAGAAGCGGGAGGGCTGCACTTGTCACGCGGGACGCTCGGGAGCTGATCCCTCGTCCCAGTAGCATAGCGCCTTCTACCACTTCCGTTGACCTTCTGGTTGAGACTGTGGGGTCCCCGGATAGAAGAAGTTGGGGAGTGGGAAGTGACACCAGGCTACAAGCCGGTTGCAGGTCACCCATTCATTCAAGCGTCCGCGGTCTGAGAAACCCTCCAGTAGCAGCGGCTTAAACTTCCCCCCATTCCCCTCTCTGTTCCTGTCCCAGAATTTCCTAGCGTCTCCGGGCCACAAGTATTCCCTACCTTGCACGGTCACAACCACCTTGGCGGAGAACATGGGCGCGCTCTCTACTGGGATGCGCATGGTGCCAGAGCACTGGTAGCGCCCGCTGTCGCTCGCACGTGCCTGCAACACTGTGTAGTTGGTGCTAGAATGGAAGTAGCGTACAGCCTGGTCGTCGTGGTAGTAGTGAAGCTTGTAGACCACCTTGTCATACCAACCACGGCAGCGCATAACCAGCGGTTCGCCCTCGAACACTGCAGCATAGGGCACTTGCAGGATCAGCCAGTCTACAACCGACAAGCAGACACGGTTTACCCCACAGTCAGACCAGCCTTGCAGGTCTCCTCTTCTTAACGTCCCTGCTTCTCCTCCATAGCtgctctccttttcctccccaccaCCTACTTCCCCCTTTCCTCAACGGGCTGGTCTTCCTGGGTAACTGGCAGCTGAGAGCCTCGTAGAGTAGAAGGTTTAGcgtcaggaagaaggaaaaaaagcagtCTCTCATTAGGTACTAGGGAGGCAAAGATGTGCCTTCTTTGGGTCTAGCCCTTCTGAATTAAGCTTAAACTCCT
This genomic interval carries:
- the Fcrlb gene encoding Fc receptor-like B isoform X2, giving the protein MPAHLHPSAAATGRSIMWALTALLLLVQGSGQAATLEKPILSLHPPWTTIFKGERVTLRCDGYHPLLLELRPINTLWYLGHLLLPSHKKSIEVQTPGVYRCQTRGAPVSDPIHLSVSNDWLILQVPYAAVFEGEPLVMRCRGWYDKVVYKLHYYHDDQAVRYFHSSTNYTVLQARASDSGRYQCSGTMRIPVESAPMFSAKVVVTVQVAPFAASTGALSTRSPSPRSKSLKHTGARRLQPLAASGNAAPGCSSRGWALPWIWHPPTPQPHRLQPWRQVTSRSPLESPQWLDRSHRSPLSLTPPQLGCSSRQAESPLLGHPPALLRRPWNNPLEL
- the Fcrlb gene encoding Fc receptor-like B isoform X1, which translates into the protein MPAHLHPSAAATGRSIMWALTALLLLVQGSGQAATLEKPILSLHPPWTTIFKGERVTLRCDGYHPLLLELRPINTLWYLGHLLLPSHKKSIEVQTPGVYRCQTRGAPVSDPIHLSVSNDWLILQVPYAAVFEGEPLVMRCRGWYDKVVYKLHYYHDDQAVRYFHSSTNYTVLQARASDSGRYQCSGTMRIPVESAPMFSAKVVVTVQELFQTPVLRVMSPKEIRGAAHRRVVLRCETRLHPQKRDTPLQFAFYKYSRAVRRFDWGAEYTVPEPEVEELEAYWCEAATATRSVRKRSPWLQLPGLGSSLDLASTHTPAPQAAALAPGNKPFSFRKPPVARSVPSVTSVPNATSVGLQFPAGRVPTSGPPACAPPTPLEQSAGALKPNVDLLLREMQLLKDLLSRVVLELKEPQVLPEFKGTRETPTSHFPLSQGSHQMTPVES
- the Fcrlb gene encoding Fc receptor-like B isoform X3; the encoded protein is MWALTALLLLATLEKPILSLHPPWTTIFKGERVTLRCDGYHPLLLELRPINTLWYLGHLLLPSHKKSIEVQTPGVYRCQTRGAPVSDPIHLSVSNDWLILQVPYAAVFEGEPLVMRCRGWYDKVVYKLHYYHDDQAVRYFHSSTNYTVLQARASDSGRYQCSGTMRIPVESAPMFSAKVVVTVQVAPFAASTGALSTRSPSPRSKSLKHTGARRLQPLAASGNAAPGCSSRGWALPWIWHPPTPQPHRLQPWRQVTSRSPLESPQWLDRSHRSPLSLTPPQLGCSSRQAESPLLGHPPALLRRPWNNPLEL